In a genomic window of Bacillus sp. 2205SS5-2:
- a CDS encoding carboxylate--amine ligase: MAKHPAVVLDFSANGVGIIHTLSKKGIDVYAFDTASAYHKGRSRLATCGICPSPLTQERELLSFLIDVSMNLEKKPVLYAGADDYVVFISTYRHELSKHYLFLFPDHELIKDLLDKKKTYDLALKHNIPTAKTYFVQSQSQLEEAIPNLEFPCILKPVFGHEFRKHLNKKAIHIKDEHQLRTEFPIYRNFGELIIQEIIPGDNQSFYKVATFFDDDMNLLALFTLQKNHQFPIQFGTGAHIVSKRIPELVDIGVPLLHTLKLKGIGMIEYKKDDRDGKYKLIEINPRFWLTHSLTGSAGVDFAHQYYLYLTDQNPHPQLEQVEGVQWIYIVRYFLTFLEKRRSGEMSIRDFFSGFKGKNVFALFSITDPMPFVRSSVSHLWNTWKRKRKG; the protein is encoded by the coding sequence ATGGCTAAACACCCTGCAGTCGTCTTGGACTTTAGTGCCAATGGCGTCGGCATCATACATACACTTTCCAAAAAAGGAATAGATGTGTATGCCTTCGATACAGCGAGTGCCTATCATAAAGGGCGATCTCGACTAGCTACATGCGGAATTTGTCCAAGTCCACTCACACAAGAAAGAGAATTGCTTTCGTTTTTAATCGACGTCTCTATGAATCTTGAAAAAAAACCAGTCCTTTATGCAGGAGCAGATGATTATGTTGTCTTCATTTCAACCTATCGCCATGAACTTTCTAAACACTATTTATTTCTCTTCCCAGATCACGAACTCATCAAGGATTTATTAGATAAAAAGAAGACCTATGACTTAGCGTTAAAGCATAACATTCCTACGGCCAAAACATACTTTGTACAATCTCAGTCACAACTTGAAGAGGCGATTCCAAATCTTGAGTTCCCGTGTATACTCAAACCTGTTTTCGGACACGAATTTAGAAAACATTTAAACAAAAAGGCGATTCACATTAAAGATGAGCATCAATTGCGGACAGAATTCCCCATTTACCGAAATTTCGGAGAGCTCATCATTCAAGAAATCATACCAGGAGATAATCAATCTTTTTATAAAGTAGCCACCTTTTTTGATGATGACATGAATTTGCTCGCCCTCTTTACACTGCAAAAAAATCATCAGTTTCCAATTCAATTTGGTACTGGTGCCCATATTGTCAGCAAACGAATCCCCGAACTTGTTGATATTGGCGTACCACTTTTACACACGCTGAAACTAAAAGGAATTGGGATGATCGAATACAAAAAAGATGATCGTGACGGAAAATATAAGCTGATTGAGATCAATCCCCGTTTTTGGTTAACTCATAGCTTAACAGGCTCAGCTGGTGTTGATTTTGCTCATCAATACTATTTGTATTTAACCGATCAAAACCCACACCCTCAACTTGAGCAAGTGGAGGGTGTTCAATGGATCTATATCGTTCGCTATTTTTTAACCTTTCTTGAGAAAAGAAGAAGTGGTGAAATGTCGATCCGCGATTTTTTCAGTGGGTTTAAAGGTAAAAATGTTTTTGCCCTTTTTTCCATTACCGACCCGATGCCTTTCGTCAGAAGCTCAGTTTCACATTTATGGAATACATGGAAACGAAAAAGAAAGGGGTGA
- a CDS encoding glycosyltransferase family 4 protein, protein MKELIFPYPHVVSALDQYYKVKSSFSTKSSRRKKRKSRRRNRKTKTMEGTPKKNLSILIATFWDYPHTGGLSNYITTLKEGLTALGHHVDVISPAQFPERKVTKLREIVVPELKEFFTDRYGSCSSKILQSTRLLYIYEQMMKSINLKKYDILHAQDIFTANILGRFNEEYNKPLLFTPHGMFTFSRVKFNRIQKGSVEESYYLQTERQAIQYASHIVVISDSFRTPLESLGAKQENMTTINTGISMNTRPKVKANQQKLILSCVARLGPRKGHTYMFDALAKIKKFTKNVEVLIVGDGEMRSALEAQVKNLQLDNVHFLGKRDDVPEILSKTDIFILPTINDNLPISIIEAMHSGTAVISTNCGGIPELIQDKITGILVEPADAKSLAKQIQLLIKSPSHRQSLGENAQLYAQKHLTSEAMVSGIFKQYISLLTGKEEE, encoded by the coding sequence TTGAAGGAGTTAATATTCCCCTATCCACACGTCGTCTCTGCCTTAGATCAGTACTATAAAGTAAAATCATCCTTCTCTACTAAATCTTCTAGAAGGAAAAAGCGGAAAAGTCGCAGAAGAAATCGAAAAACAAAAACAATGGAAGGTACGCCCAAAAAAAATCTTTCGATATTAATTGCCACGTTTTGGGATTATCCACATACAGGTGGCTTGTCGAACTACATCACCACGTTGAAAGAAGGCTTAACGGCTTTGGGCCATCATGTAGACGTAATATCACCTGCACAATTCCCTGAAAGGAAAGTGACCAAATTAAGAGAGATTGTCGTACCTGAATTAAAGGAATTTTTTACTGACCGCTATGGAAGCTGTTCAAGCAAAATACTACAAAGCACAAGACTTTTGTATATATATGAACAAATGATGAAAAGTATCAATCTAAAAAAATACGATATACTCCATGCACAAGATATCTTCACTGCGAATATATTGGGAAGATTTAATGAGGAATACAATAAACCGCTTTTATTCACCCCACACGGTATGTTTACCTTTAGTCGGGTGAAGTTTAACCGCATTCAAAAAGGTTCTGTTGAAGAATCCTATTACTTACAAACCGAACGCCAAGCGATTCAGTACGCATCACATATCGTTGTCATTAGTGATTCATTCCGGACTCCATTAGAATCATTGGGAGCGAAACAGGAGAATATGACCACGATAAATACCGGGATAAGCATGAACACCAGGCCAAAAGTGAAAGCCAATCAACAAAAGCTCATTCTTTCTTGTGTTGCTAGATTAGGCCCGCGGAAGGGACACACCTATATGTTTGATGCACTTGCTAAAATCAAAAAATTCACTAAAAATGTAGAGGTGTTAATTGTCGGTGATGGAGAAATGAGGTCAGCTCTTGAAGCACAAGTTAAGAATTTACAACTAGATAATGTCCATTTCTTAGGAAAACGAGATGATGTTCCGGAGATTTTAAGTAAAACAGATATCTTTATCCTACCTACGATCAATGATAATCTTCCTATCTCAATTATTGAAGCCATGCACAGTGGTACGGCCGTTATTTCTACTAATTGTGGGGGCATCCCCGAACTAATTCAAGATAAAATTACCGGGATCCTTGTCGAACCAGCCGACGCAAAAAGTCTTGCTAAACAAATTCAGTTATTAATCAAGTCTCCATCTCACCGCCAATCTCTAGGAGAAAACGCCCAACTCTATGCCCAGAAACATCTCACAAGTGAGGCCATGGTTTCTGGCATTTTCAAGCAATACATTTCGTTATTAACTGGAAAGGAGGAAGAATGA
- a CDS encoding PIG-L deacetylase family protein has product MNKTVLIIAAHPDDELLGSAGTLKRLVDQGYHVVSIITALGRKEEAHHIQQFSRKANKEIGIKNVIFLKHTNLELEMVPLHELTKEIEELIELYQPVKIFTHHYGDLNRDHQITFQAVLTATRPIPGKPPIEIITFETVSSSEWNIATNDKSFKPNYYVDITTTFESKIAALKHYDVEMREFPHPRSYEGIKYLANIRGMTVGVPYAEAFEIIRRVWS; this is encoded by the coding sequence ATGAACAAAACTGTATTGATTATTGCAGCACATCCAGATGATGAATTATTAGGCTCTGCAGGAACATTAAAACGACTAGTAGACCAAGGTTACCATGTCGTTTCAATCATTACAGCACTTGGAAGAAAAGAAGAAGCGCATCATATTCAGCAATTTTCTAGAAAAGCCAATAAAGAAATCGGTATCAAAAATGTCATCTTTTTAAAGCACACAAACCTAGAGCTTGAAATGGTGCCTCTTCATGAATTAACGAAAGAAATTGAAGAATTAATAGAATTATATCAACCAGTGAAAATTTTCACTCATCATTATGGTGACCTCAACCGGGATCATCAAATCACATTTCAAGCCGTATTAACAGCTACTCGGCCCATACCAGGTAAGCCACCTATAGAAATTATTACATTTGAAACAGTTTCCTCAAGTGAGTGGAACATTGCGACAAACGATAAATCATTTAAGCCAAATTATTATGTTGATATCACTACCACGTTCGAATCAAAAATCGCGGCTCTTAAACACTATGATGTAGAAATGAGAGAATTCCCACATCCACGTTCATATGAAGGGATAAAATATTTAGCCAATATCCGGGGTATGACAGTTGGAGTTCCGTATGCGGAAGCTTTTGAAATTATTAGGAGGGTTTGGAGTTGA
- a CDS encoding colicin immunity domain-containing protein has protein sequence MRRQSSALFFWKIIKLNEDNRFTTKFVQTKMKQLLSSNFLLADCFRKDCGFSNRGKIFDLYNFLLFF, from the coding sequence GTGAGAAGACAGAGTTCTGCACTTTTTTTCTGGAAAATTATTAAACTTAACGAAGATAACCGATTCACGACTAAGTTTGTCCAAACGAAAATGAAACAACTTCTTTCCTCCAACTTCTTATTGGCAGACTGTTTTCGCAAAGATTGTGGTTTTTCGAATAGGGGTAAAATCTTTGACTTGTATAACTTCTTGCTCTTTTTCTAA
- a CDS encoding AarF/UbiB family protein, with translation MENFFRGSKNITKKQLTNFQLIGDGKDGEVYRLTEDKCVKYFFKEETQQKELEALQVGQASSVIPRIYEYGENYIVMEFVQGISFARHMKRQGEINEELTAKILDVLEEFKRIGFTRWDTEVRHLLMNEEGQFKVIDHKRAFSTSTTVPNKLLKGIQKFGLTGEFLNHVNKLKPELYKIWKKHK, from the coding sequence TTGGAGAATTTTTTTCGGGGGAGTAAAAATATAACTAAAAAACAATTAACTAACTTCCAACTAATAGGAGACGGGAAAGATGGTGAAGTCTATCGTCTTACAGAGGACAAATGTGTAAAGTATTTTTTCAAAGAAGAAACTCAGCAAAAAGAACTTGAAGCACTTCAGGTTGGGCAAGCCTCTTCAGTCATTCCGCGCATATATGAATATGGAGAAAATTATATCGTAATGGAATTTGTGCAAGGAATATCCTTCGCTCGACATATGAAAAGACAAGGAGAAATCAATGAAGAATTAACTGCCAAAATTCTAGATGTGTTAGAGGAATTCAAACGAATTGGGTTTACCAGATGGGACACAGAAGTCCGACATCTATTAATGAATGAAGAAGGACAATTCAAAGTGATTGATCATAAGCGAGCCTTTTCCACTTCGACCACTGTTCCAAATAAATTGCTAAAAGGTATTCAAAAATTCGGATTAACTGGTGAGTTTTTAAACCATGTAAACAAGTTAAAACCCGAGCTATATAAAATCTGGAAAAAGCATAAGTAA
- a CDS encoding alpha/beta fold hydrolase, translated as MVMGHSFGGLCTLQYVMLFPDKFNGLVLLDATSPNFNRIYDLDTLVMNPHISIDQMEQSNLNNSNKTKEAHNDLCREMIVE; from the coding sequence ATTGTAATGGGTCATTCTTTTGGTGGGCTATGTACATTACAATATGTGATGCTATTTCCGGACAAATTTAATGGATTAGTTTTATTAGATGCAACCTCACCAAATTTCAACCGAATATATGACTTAGATACCCTAGTAATGAATCCTCATATATCGATAGACCAAATGGAACAAAGTAATTTGAATAATTCAAACAAAACAAAAGAAGCACATAATGATCTGTGTCGTGAGATGATTGTTGAATAA
- a CDS encoding YjcZ family sporulation protein, which produces MSSGYGNSFVLIVVLFILLIIVGASFAY; this is translated from the coding sequence ATGAGCTCTGGTTATGGAAACAGCTTTGTGTTAATTGTTGTTTTGTTTATCTTGTTGATCATTGTAGGTGCATCTTTTGCCTACTAA
- a CDS encoding CotS family spore coat protein has protein sequence MNNEIVPWEEDLTDEFYVPEYIVEIGKEVLKSYDFDVKSMEVVTTKLDKGGAIWKLETNKGPVGFKLLHRRPTRSLFCLSAQEYLVDEKEARVPPIVQTRDGENFVELGGKLWFVAEWIEPLEQVSKDLEGAKQLCFALGEFHVLTKGYKPPEEAEMASRIHKWPRSYEKVIEKMDWFRTLAIAYNEMPASSTILSVIDQFEEDAKKSHERLLESKYFELAQQGKQYWGLVHQDYGWSNAQMGKDGMWIIDLDGVSFDITIRDLRKLITGTMADLYGWDVNWVREMIGAYHQANPISSDLYDLLLIDLAVPNEFYKNVKEMVYEPEIFLDEVTSEMINTIVAIDKTKWPVLEAIKDDWKGVE, from the coding sequence ATGAATAACGAAATTGTTCCATGGGAAGAGGATTTGACCGATGAGTTTTATGTACCTGAATATATAGTCGAAATCGGAAAAGAAGTTCTGAAATCCTATGATTTTGATGTGAAAAGCATGGAGGTTGTCACCACTAAACTAGATAAAGGAGGAGCTATCTGGAAGCTTGAAACAAATAAGGGTCCAGTCGGATTTAAACTCTTGCACAGACGTCCCACTAGAAGTCTCTTCTGCTTAAGCGCTCAAGAATACTTAGTTGATGAAAAGGAGGCAAGAGTTCCCCCAATTGTTCAAACGAGGGATGGGGAAAACTTCGTTGAATTAGGTGGAAAGCTTTGGTTTGTTGCAGAGTGGATTGAGCCACTAGAGCAAGTGAGCAAGGATTTAGAAGGGGCAAAGCAATTATGTTTCGCATTAGGAGAATTTCATGTGTTAACCAAAGGATACAAGCCCCCGGAGGAAGCTGAGATGGCTTCGCGAATTCACAAGTGGCCAAGAAGCTATGAAAAAGTAATTGAGAAAATGGACTGGTTCCGTACTCTTGCCATTGCTTATAACGAAATGCCTGCTAGCTCTACCATTTTAAGCGTAATTGATCAATTTGAAGAAGATGCCAAGAAAAGTCATGAACGACTACTTGAATCAAAGTATTTTGAACTAGCTCAGCAAGGAAAACAATATTGGGGATTGGTACACCAAGATTACGGTTGGTCAAATGCTCAAATGGGGAAAGATGGCATGTGGATCATCGATTTAGATGGGGTTTCCTTTGATATCACCATTCGCGATTTACGAAAACTAATCACAGGAACAATGGCAGATTTATACGGGTGGGATGTCAATTGGGTTCGAGAAATGATTGGTGCGTATCACCAAGCAAATCCCATTTCCTCAGACTTATATGACTTGCTACTGATTGATTTAGCCGTTCCAAATGAATTTTATAAGAATGTAAAAGAAATGGTGTATGAGCCTGAAATTTTCTTAGATGAAGTCACTAGTGAAATGATTAATACCATCGTCGCAATTGATAAGACAAAATGGCCAGTTTTAGAAGCCATTAAAGATGACTGGAAAGGAGTGGAGTAA
- the galU gene encoding UTP--glucose-1-phosphate uridylyltransferase GalU, whose amino-acid sequence MKIRKAIIPAAGFGTRLLPATKSLPKEMLPIVDRPTIQYIVEEAVSSGIEEILIISGRNKRMIEDHFDKSFELEEMLIQKNNQSLLAEVQKISALANIHYIRQKEPRGLGDAIYCAKSFIGDEPFAILLGDDIIKSDKPCLQQLIEVFDRFQTSVVGVQKVPVEHVSNYGIIKPKGNDIEENTINVQSLVEKPSASEAPSNYAIMGRYVLRPEIFNILRDLSPDKGGEVQLTDAINQLNQTQAVLAYEFQGIRYDIGNKLGFLKATIDMALQRPEFRSDILSYMKKIIASEEQRRKGE is encoded by the coding sequence GTGAAAATTCGGAAGGCTATTATACCAGCGGCCGGGTTTGGCACAAGATTACTTCCAGCAACGAAATCTCTCCCAAAAGAGATGTTACCGATCGTTGATAGACCTACTATTCAATATATCGTTGAAGAAGCCGTATCTTCAGGAATTGAAGAGATTCTCATTATCAGTGGAAGAAACAAGCGAATGATAGAAGATCACTTCGATAAATCGTTTGAGCTTGAAGAGATGCTCATACAAAAGAATAATCAGTCTCTATTAGCGGAGGTACAGAAAATTTCTGCTCTTGCTAATATTCATTACATTCGTCAAAAAGAACCAAGAGGGCTAGGAGATGCGATTTACTGTGCGAAAAGCTTTATAGGAGATGAACCATTTGCCATATTGTTAGGGGATGACATCATAAAATCGGATAAGCCGTGTTTGCAGCAGTTGATAGAAGTCTTTGATCGATTTCAAACATCCGTTGTAGGTGTTCAAAAAGTTCCTGTAGAACATGTCTCGAACTATGGAATTATTAAACCAAAGGGAAATGACATTGAGGAAAACACAATTAACGTTCAATCGTTAGTGGAAAAGCCTAGCGCATCCGAAGCCCCGTCGAACTATGCCATAATGGGAAGATATGTGCTAAGACCTGAAATTTTTAATATACTGAGAGACTTGTCACCAGATAAGGGCGGGGAAGTTCAATTAACCGATGCGATAAACCAATTGAATCAGACTCAAGCTGTACTAGCTTATGAATTTCAAGGAATCCGTTATGATATCGGGAATAAATTGGGCTTTCTCAAAGCTACTATAGATATGGCCTTACAGAGACCTGAATTCAGAAGCGATATCCTTTCCTATATGAAAAAGATCATTGCATCAGAAGAGCAAAGGCGCAAAGGAGAGTAG
- a CDS encoding UDP-glucose dehydrogenase family protein, giving the protein MKITVIGAGYVGTTTSVSFAHYGHVVTVVEKDEHKMKKLLKSELPFYEEGLEDELKMQLNRQLLNITNNLAASIRSSEIIMITVGTPATPEGGANLTYVEEVAREIGKWIDSYKVIVTRSTVPVGTGDKLKLIIQEELAKRNENVPFDVVSNPEFLREGKALQDSLQPERIVIGSDSTKAQQKMKELYEDVGTFILFTSIRDAEMIKYASNAFLATKISFINELARLCELTGTSVNQVATGMGLDSRIGKQFLQAGIGYGGSCFPKDLKALMALAQEKKTALTILQAVSEVNETQAIWFLEKVKESLGTLENKHIALLGLSFKPGTDDIREATSLKIIKSLLDQKSSVTAFDPQANHHINSLFPNVDCVTSPLEAVRGADAVLLLTEWPEIVDMDWKKVKRLVHQPLLFDGRNALDPSQMKNLGFTYTGVGLTSVDDS; this is encoded by the coding sequence ATGAAAATAACTGTAATTGGAGCCGGGTATGTTGGGACTACAACTAGTGTATCCTTTGCACATTATGGACATGTCGTTACGGTAGTTGAGAAAGATGAACATAAAATGAAAAAACTTTTGAAATCTGAGCTACCTTTTTATGAAGAGGGGCTCGAAGACGAATTGAAGATGCAATTGAATAGACAATTGTTAAACATAACGAATAATTTAGCGGCTAGTATTAGAAGCAGCGAAATAATTATGATCACGGTTGGAACGCCTGCAACGCCAGAAGGAGGGGCTAATCTAACTTATGTGGAAGAAGTTGCTCGTGAAATAGGGAAATGGATAGATTCGTATAAGGTTATTGTAACGAGAAGTACGGTTCCGGTGGGCACAGGTGACAAGCTGAAATTGATCATCCAAGAAGAGTTAGCAAAAAGGAATGAAAACGTTCCTTTTGATGTGGTGTCTAACCCCGAATTTTTACGAGAAGGAAAAGCACTGCAAGATTCATTGCAACCAGAGCGTATAGTTATTGGCTCTGATTCAACCAAAGCTCAACAAAAAATGAAAGAGTTATATGAGGATGTTGGCACATTTATTCTATTTACGTCCATTCGAGATGCAGAAATGATTAAATATGCATCGAATGCCTTTTTAGCAACGAAAATCTCGTTTATTAATGAACTAGCGAGGCTGTGCGAACTTACAGGTACAAGCGTGAACCAAGTCGCAACTGGTATGGGATTAGACAGTCGGATTGGAAAGCAATTCCTCCAAGCGGGTATAGGCTATGGTGGGTCTTGTTTTCCTAAGGACTTAAAGGCTCTCATGGCTCTAGCACAAGAGAAAAAAACAGCTTTGACCATCCTACAAGCTGTTTCAGAAGTGAATGAAACCCAAGCCATCTGGTTTTTGGAAAAAGTGAAAGAATCCCTTGGTACATTAGAAAATAAACATATTGCGCTACTCGGACTTTCCTTTAAGCCAGGAACGGATGATATAAGAGAGGCAACTTCCTTGAAAATAATCAAATCCCTACTCGATCAAAAATCCTCTGTAACCGCGTTCGATCCACAAGCAAATCACCATATCAACTCACTTTTTCCAAATGTCGATTGTGTAACGAGCCCGCTTGAGGCGGTAAGAGGGGCTGATGCAGTCCTGTTACTAACGGAGTGGCCAGAGATCGTGGATATGGATTGGAAAAAAGTAAAACGACTCGTCCATCAACCCTTACTATTTGATGGAAGGAATGCCCTTGATCCATCTCAAATGAAAAATTTAGGTTTTACTTATACGGGAGTAGGCTTAACCAGTGTAGATGATTCGTAG
- a CDS encoding NAD-dependent epimerase translates to MIRPIDRILVTGCAGFIGFHFSKRLLEEGIAVVGVDNINDYYDQTLKFDRLRLLKKDSNFQFKKGSIENIPFMDGVFAESEFDAVVHLAAQAGVRYSIENPYAYVQSNVMGFTTMLECCKNYRINHLLYASSSSVYGANKKIPFSTHDRVDHPVSFYAATKKANEAMASTYSHIYQLPTTGLRFFTVYGPMGRPDMAYYSFTNKMIKNEPIDLYNNGKMKRDFTYIDDVVESIYRLLIKGPSNDTPYQLYNIGNNHPIALEYFVKLIEENIGLKAEKNYLPMQPGDVEETYADIDELSQAIGYQPTTSIEKGIKSFIKWYKEYYKLE, encoded by the coding sequence ATGATAAGACCAATTGACCGGATTCTCGTAACTGGCTGTGCTGGGTTCATTGGTTTCCACTTTTCCAAACGGTTACTAGAGGAAGGAATCGCCGTTGTAGGGGTAGATAACATCAATGATTATTACGATCAAACCTTGAAATTTGATCGCTTGCGTCTCTTGAAAAAGGATTCGAATTTTCAATTCAAAAAAGGATCCATTGAAAATATCCCTTTTATGGATGGCGTATTTGCGGAAAGTGAATTTGACGCCGTCGTGCATTTGGCAGCACAAGCAGGGGTAAGATACAGCATAGAAAATCCCTACGCCTATGTCCAATCAAATGTTATGGGCTTTACGACGATGTTAGAATGCTGTAAAAACTACCGAATAAATCATCTACTCTATGCATCTTCCAGTTCTGTTTATGGAGCGAATAAGAAAATTCCTTTTTCTACACATGATCGAGTAGATCACCCCGTTAGTTTTTATGCCGCCACTAAAAAAGCCAATGAAGCCATGGCGTCGACTTATAGCCATATTTATCAGCTACCCACTACCGGACTAAGATTTTTTACTGTATATGGACCTATGGGAAGACCTGATATGGCTTACTATTCTTTTACGAATAAGATGATTAAGAATGAACCGATTGATCTTTATAATAATGGAAAGATGAAAAGAGACTTCACCTATATTGATGATGTAGTCGAGTCGATTTATCGTTTACTAATCAAAGGTCCATCAAATGATACACCTTATCAATTGTATAACATAGGGAACAACCACCCGATTGCACTTGAATATTTTGTCAAGCTCATTGAAGAAAATATTGGTTTAAAAGCGGAAAAGAACTATCTTCCGATGCAACCAGGGGATGTAGAAGAAACTTATGCTGATATTGATGAACTAAGCCAAGCGATTGGTTATCAACCGACTACTTCAATTGAGAAAGGAATCAAATCATTTATTAAGTGGTATAAAGAGTATTATAAACTTGAATAA
- a CDS encoding alpha/beta hydrolase: MNNKKADENTNGNHTSSNVVLEKEAQEFAEATNTPPYLFEVGVEKGRQTVDEVQSEPVDKKPVDIEDISVSGGPSGEVSVRIIKPKNAPKDLPVILYTHGAGWVFGNSHTHDRLIRELAVGSMSAVVFTNYSLSPEAKYPIAIEEVYSVLEWISKQGQEFGMNPSEITVAGDSVGGNMSAAITLMAKERQGPKIEKQLLFYPVTDASMNTYSYHQFKEGYFLRRDGMQWFWDQYTTNEDERNNITASPLRATIEELKDLPKALVITGEADVLRDEGEAYANKLREAGVEVTSVRFQGIIHDFVMLDALANTNAAKGAMLLANSWLSE, from the coding sequence ATGAATAACAAAAAAGCAGATGAAAACACAAATGGAAATCATACCTCTTCTAATGTGGTCTTAGAAAAAGAGGCACAAGAATTTGCGGAGGCGACAAATACCCCACCTTACTTATTTGAAGTTGGCGTAGAAAAAGGGAGACAAACAGTCGATGAGGTTCAATCTGAACCAGTAGATAAAAAGCCAGTAGATATAGAAGATATTTCCGTCAGTGGGGGCCCTTCTGGTGAGGTATCTGTTCGAATAATAAAACCAAAAAATGCTCCAAAAGATCTGCCGGTTATATTATATACTCATGGAGCGGGGTGGGTTTTTGGAAACTCGCATACGCATGATCGTTTGATCCGGGAGTTAGCTGTTGGCTCAATGTCCGCGGTTGTCTTCACAAATTACAGCCTTTCACCTGAAGCGAAGTACCCAATTGCTATTGAAGAGGTTTATTCTGTATTGGAATGGATTTCTAAACAGGGACAGGAATTTGGAATGAACCCTAGTGAAATTACCGTCGCTGGAGATAGTGTAGGAGGAAATATGTCAGCTGCCATAACGCTTATGGCAAAAGAGCGACAAGGTCCGAAGATAGAAAAGCAGTTATTGTTCTACCCTGTAACAGATGCATCCATGAACACATATTCCTATCACCAGTTTAAAGAAGGATATTTCCTCAGACGAGATGGTATGCAGTGGTTTTGGGATCAATACACGACAAATGAGGATGAACGAAATAACATTACCGCATCTCCATTACGTGCGACCATAGAAGAGCTAAAAGACTTACCTAAAGCTTTGGTTATTACAGGTGAAGCAGATGTATTACGCGACGAGGGTGAAGCTTATGCAAACAAACTTCGTGAAGCGGGTGTAGAAGTAACGTCTGTTCGTTTCCAAGGAATAATTCATGATTTTGTGATGCTTGATGCCCTGGCCAATACCAATGCAGCAAAAGGCGCAATGCTTCTTGCTAATTCGTGGCTAAGCGAATAA
- a CDS encoding MerR family transcriptional regulator yields MQNKFTIGQMSKLYNIPVKTLRYYDEIGLFKPFEVDPNTGYRYYHIEQFQILDTIGYLKTMGVPLKEIIKRVEHSTVEEFLAILKEYEKINQEKMVQLIRVNRHLTSKIAELSKAQKTTNIGQPFIEVCEEKKIIEVKGQFKDLVDVEHVLRKVKKKINHVSPVMIGKVGRILSMNQLMSGEIVEFQGIFILLEEDNHYHLEDHKISTFPSGMYATLYIRHSKVDSTENFQQLLNYVHEQGYQTDGPFLFRRIVDPFISHREDELLSQIQIRIYSENNEPPA; encoded by the coding sequence ATGCAAAATAAATTTACAATCGGACAAATGTCGAAATTATATAATATACCAGTCAAAACACTTCGATATTATGATGAGATTGGGTTGTTCAAGCCCTTTGAAGTTGATCCGAATACAGGCTATCGTTATTATCATATTGAGCAATTTCAGATTCTCGACACGATAGGGTATTTAAAGACGATGGGTGTTCCATTAAAAGAGATAATAAAAAGGGTTGAGCATAGTACTGTCGAGGAATTTTTAGCGATTTTAAAAGAATATGAGAAAATCAATCAAGAGAAAATGGTCCAGCTGATTCGAGTGAACAGGCATTTGACCTCCAAAATAGCTGAATTGTCAAAAGCCCAAAAAACCACAAACATCGGTCAACCTTTCATAGAAGTCTGTGAAGAAAAGAAAATTATTGAAGTGAAAGGTCAATTTAAAGATCTAGTTGATGTAGAGCATGTTCTAAGAAAAGTAAAAAAGAAAATTAACCATGTATCACCAGTTATGATAGGCAAAGTAGGTAGAATACTTTCAATGAATCAATTAATGAGCGGTGAAATAGTTGAGTTTCAAGGTATTTTCATCTTATTGGAAGAAGATAACCACTATCATTTAGAAGACCATAAAATTTCTACATTTCCTAGTGGAATGTATGCAACACTTTATATTAGACATTCCAAAGTAGATAGTACAGAAAATTTTCAACAGCTCCTAAACTATGTTCATGAACAAGGCTACCAAACAGACGGCCCGTTTCTGTTTCGTAGAATCGTGGACCCCTTTATTTCACATCGGGAGGATGAACTTTTATCTCAAATTCAAATTCGAATATATTCGGAAAATAATGAACCACCAGCTTGA